Proteins encoded in a region of the Lemur catta isolate mLemCat1 chromosome 14, mLemCat1.pri, whole genome shotgun sequence genome:
- the MKI67 gene encoding proliferation marker protein Ki-67 isoform X2, translated as MGPSKRLVTIKRSGGDGPHFPLSLSTCLFGRGIECDIRIQLPVVSKQHCKIETNEQEAILYNFSSTNPTQVNGSAIDKPVQLKHGDVITIIDRSFRYENESCQNGNKSTEFPRKIAEQGPSRRVSRSSFSSDPDGEDQDSKAHPKVTAGNVSGRPLFHVKSVRRDSSTSGGSKVNVAQETSNVHSSERPGHNGRNANDPTSGDVKEKSRVQLVSCYGELKSFSSTQCLDSSKKNDSPFRKLYQSMKEELKVKSQKENVLQYRRKSRSQTNYTTEKESANGLQRETQLLVSGQQRQKSGRSTPSEAAPASLELGPGRREGKGSDMESVPTSKEAVGSSIPLSDTTKMKTPRLYSQQLSSSQKRKSEDLYVLSGRTSVNLGNIEDFKADDKTLTPRKLLTRNQTPTNVEDAANSADKRGNLSSKNRRSIPTNAQVLPTETEIQNEPFLTLWLTEVERQIQKDSLYKLKKLDTTAGQICSDLPGLSSVDISNFGDSINKNEGGPLKRRRVSFGGHLRPELFDENLPPNTPLKKGETPTKRKSLVSHTPTVLKKIMKPQPSGKEEFASEIHVEMTAQNMFVSSPAPSPTTTPVPSAQSRRSCRASSASSGSKSQTDIPKRGGRKSGNLPSKRTSISRSQHDILQMICSKRRSGASEANLIVAKSWADVVKLGAKQTQTKVVKHSPQRPMNKKQRRPNTPRKPVGDVHNQFSTGHANSPCTIVIGKAHAEKVNVPARPYRMLSTFVSNQKLDFKEDLSGLSEMFKTPVKEKSQLMSSGPVTLSSSENLLGKKFQVTNSGEKPLLPTSESFGENVLFHTWNAAKEPDTNSASPALQLQCVKENETLVKTPRNIYKANPVEMKTSDNETEPSKTVSSANRLRGSMELRNLQKLPIESKNEDTKTDTVEDIMDQCLSRPPLREKKIEGEMKETERLFETCKEIIESKENSAMMAAGRGSRRTWGHKSEPASNPPGLKRWPETAPMKDMTDTQDLQTQDLTKEPRNEKDKTTNLYRRSLQAEPVNNPMSTNRELRASQRKVDVKEELSAVGRLAQTQGQTVHTHKDSVSTMLQETPRQKVDPENSVTGGKRWPRTAKEEVQPLEDLSGFKELFQTPKRNDKPTTEDKTTKIPSKSPQPEPVNTTRSMKRWPKTPLGKVATEEELAALRKLSQMPGESTHTPKVPGEDKDIRAFKECAEQKLDPATSVNGSRKRPRAAKEEAQSLEDLSGFKELFQMPKHNDKPTTEDKTTKIPSKSLQLEQVNTPIGTKTQSNKPVGKIATEEELAALRKLSQTPGEPTHTTKVPGEDKGIKAFKENAEQKLDPAASVTGSRRRPRAAKVEAQPLEDLAGFKELFQTPKHDKPTTEEKTTKILSKSLQSEPVNTPTSMKRWPKTPLVKIAIEEEHSALRKLSQTPGEPTHTPKVPGEDKGIRAFKESAEQKLDSAASVISSRKRPRAAKEEAQSLEDLSGFKELFQTPKHNDKPTTEDKTTKIPCTSPQPEPANTPIGMKRWPKTPLGKMTVEEELSAARKLSQTAGEPTHTPKVPGEDKGIRAFKQSAEQKLGPAASVTGSRKRPRAAEEEAQSLEDLSGFKELFQTPGHTEKSMTHGKTTRLSCTCPQPGPVATPVSMKRQPNTSLGKADVEGEFFVLRKLTPSSGKAMHTPKPLVHDEKGMRAFRGTPKHRWDLAEDLTGHKRRPRTPKEEAQALEDLSGFKELFQTPGHTEQSMTVDKSTKIPWKSLQPAASNTPTSANRPLRISQGKVDAKEELSAVGRLTQTRGQTVHTHREPVSQGKGTTMLEETPRQKVDPENSVTGGKRWPRAAKEEAQPLEDLSGFKELFQTPGHTEKSMTHGKTTRLPCTCPQPGPVATPVSMKRQPNTSLGKADVEGEFFVLRKLTPSSGKAMHTPKPLVHDEKGMRAFRGTLKHRWDLAEDLTRHKRRPRTPKEEAQGLEDLSGFKELFQTPGHTEQSMTVDKSTKTLWKSFQPAVSNTPTSMNRPLQISQGKVDMKEELSAVGRLTQTRGQTVHTHREPVSQGKGTTMLQETPRQKVDPENSVTGGKRWPRAAKEEVQSLEDLSGFKELFQTPKHNDKPTTEDKTTKISCTSPQPEPANTPIGMKRWPKTPLGKMTVEEELSAARKLSQTAGEPTHTPKVPGEDKGIRAFKQSAEQKLGPAASVTGSRKRPRAAEEEAQSLEDLSGFKELFQTPGHTEKSMTHGKTTRLSCTCPQPGPVATPVSMKRQPNTSLRKADVEGEFFVLRKLTPSSGKAMHTPKPLVHDEKGMRAFRGTPKHRWDLAEDLTGHKRRPRTPKEEAQGLEDLSGFKELFQTPGHTEQSMTIDKSTKIPWKSLQPAASNTPTSANRPLRISQGKVDAKEELSAVGRLTQTRGQTVHTHREPVSQGKGTTMLEETPRQKVDPENSVTGGKRWPRAAKEEAQPLEDLSGFKELFQTPKRNDKPTTEDKTTKIPSKSPQPEPVNTTRSMKRWPKTPLGKVATEEELAALRKLSQMPGESTHTPKVPGEDKDIRAFKECAEQKLDPATSVNGSRKRPRAAKEEAQSLEDLSDFKELFQVPKHNDKPTTEDKTTKIPSKSLQLEQVNTPIGTKTQSNKPVGKIATEEELAALRKLSQTPGEPTHTTKVPGEDKGIKAFKENAEQKLDPAASVAGSIRPRAAKEEAQPLEDLAGFKELFQTPKHDKPTTEDKTNIPSKSLQSEQVNTPIGTKTQSNKPVGKIATEEELAALRKLSQTPEEPTHTPKVPGEDKDIKTFKEYAEQKLDPAASVTGSRRRPRAAKGEAQPLEDLAGFKKLFQIPGHTQESMTVSKNTKVPCTTLQPEPVDTTVSTRRRPKTGLREVSALRKSRETSGESTHMHEVPVGEDKGIKAFKESAEQKLDPAASVTGSRRRPRAAKGEAQPLEDLAGFKKPLQTPGHTEESMTVSKNTKVPCTTLQPEPVDTTVSTRRRPKTGLREVSALRKPRETSGESTHMHEVPVGEDKGIKAFKESAEQKLDPAASVTGSRRRPRAAKEKAQPLEDLAGFRKPLQTPGHTEESMTVDKSTKMSCTSPQPEPVNTVVSTTGWPKRSLRKVSALRKLTQTSGESTHTHEVLVVEDKGINVFKQSAEQKLDLAASVTGSRRRPRAAKEKAQPQEDLAGFRKPFQTPAHTEESMTNVKNTRSPLPAPVDTTASMKGQPKGSLRKVSALQNLTQTSGKTTPTSTEPQGEDKHIRVAKQSGKQKSDPAENVNGSKRQPRAAKEEAEALEVLAHFKELVPAPGQPGESRNNAESLKTTPKHPPDSREPLKTFRRVLRVPKVQPMEDTVGTRDPIKSQSKSNTALTSKRKCRKDDSVSGTKRLRCMTATEGAVGEEPASKKQRSRPREKRTPPEPLAVVKKSLGTSAKSMEPMEDLNSNNVKTKKKEHEVEGLVIPNKGISLRPRRQNKTDTEQQKAEVPIAAEKIKIKRNEKKSVKTSQELEIENPGDGAKEPTARGKVSESRVCSRSLRQSKSSQPSTAQEEGAMEGVGTHTQNQREKGVRGNSDFMRLRSRKITIQPAVNLLESKPEQRATRAVKRCAEKPKEGKDIVYIKKTRTRSQRDSEDI; from the exons ATGGGGCCTTCGAAACGCCTCGTTACCATCAAAAGGAGCGGGGGCGACGGCCCCCACTTCCCCCTGAGCCTCAGCACCTGCTTGTTTGGAAG GGGTATCGAATGTGACATCCGTATCCAGCTTCCTGTTGTGTCAAAACAACATTGCAAAATTGAAACCAATGAGCAGGAG gcaatattatataatttcagcTCCACAAATCCTACACAAGTAAACGGGTCTGCTATTGATAAGCCTGTACAACTAAAACATGGAGATGTAATAACTATCATTGATCGATCTTTCAG GTATGAAAATGAAAGTTGCCAGAATGGAAACAAGTCAACTGAATTTCCAAGAAAAATAGCAGAACAG GGACCATCACGCCGTGTGTCAAGATCTAGCTTCTCTTCTGACCCTG ATGGGGAAGACCAAGATTCCAAAGCCCATCCAAAAGTCACTGCAGGAAATGTTTCAGGAAGGCCTCTGTTCCATGTCAAGAGTGTCAGAAGAGACAGTTCTACCTCAGGTGGCTCAAAAGTCAATGTTGCCCAGGAAACCTCTAATGTTCATTCCTCAGAACGTCCTGGACATAATGGCAGAAATGCAAATGATCCCACTTCTGGGGACGTTAAAGAAAAGTCCAGGGTACAATTAGTAAGCTGTTACGGAGAATTGAAGTCTTTTTCCTCTACACAATGTCTTGACAGTAGCAAAAAAAATGATTCTCCCTTTAGGAAGCTTTATCAGTCAATGAAGGAAGAGTTGAAGgtaaaatcacaaaaagaaaatgttctacaaTATCGTAGAAAATCAAGATCACAAACTAAttacacaacagaaaaagagagtGCTAATGGTTTACAGAGGGAGACCCAACTATTGGTCTCAGGTCAACAGAGACAGAAATCTGGCAGAAGCACCCCCAGTGAGGCAGCCCCTGCTTCCCTTGAACTAGGTCCTGGccggagggagggaaaaggaagtgaCATGGAGTCTGTTCCAACTTCCAAAGAGGCCGTGGGTTCCAGCATTCCTCTCTCTGACACAACCAAAATGAAGACCCCAAGACTATATTCACAACAACTAAGTTCTTCACAGAAACGTAAGAGTGAAGACCTGTATGTTCTTAGTGGAAGAACATCTGTGAATCTGGGTAACATTGAAGACTTCAAGGCAGATGATAAAACACTGACTCCTAGGAAGCTTTTAACTAGAAATCAAACACCAACTAACGTTGAAGATGCTGCCAACTCTGCTGATAAACGAGGAAATCTCTCTTCCAAAAACAGGAGGAGTATTCCTACAAATGCACAAGTTCTGCCTACAGAAACGGAAATTCAGAATGAGCCTTTTTTAACTCTATGGCTCACTGAAGTTGAAAGGCAGATTCAAAAGGATTCTCTCTACAAGCTTAAGAAATTGGACACTACAGCTGGACAGATTTGCTCTGATTTGCCTGGTCTTAGTTCAGTTGATATCAGCAACTTTGGTGATTCCATTA ATAAGAATGAGGGAGGGCCTTTGAAAAGAAGGCGTGTGTCCTTTGGTGGTCATCTAAGACCGGAATTGTTTGATGAAAACCTGCCTCCTAATACACCTCTCAAAAAAGGAGAAACACCAACAAAAAGAAAGTCTCTGGTCTCTCACACCCCAACTGTCTTAAAGAAAATCATGAAG CCTCAACCATCAGGCAAAGAAGAGTTTGCTTCCGAAATCCACGTGGAAATGACAGCACAAAACATGTTCGTGAGCTCTCCAGCTCCTAGTCCTACCACCACTCCGGTTCCCAGTGCGCAAAGCCGTAGGTCATGCAGAGCATCCTCTGCTTCGAGTGGCAGCAAATCTCAGACAGATATTCCtaagagaggagggagaaagagtggCAACCTGCCATCAAAGAGAACGTCCATCAGCCGAAGTCAGCACgatattttacagatgatttgTTCCAAAAGAAGGAGTGGTGCTTCTGAAGCCAATTTAATTG TTGCAAAATCGTGGGCGGATGTAGTGAAACTTGGTGCGAAACAAACACAAACTAAAGTTGTAAAACATAGCCCTCAAAGGCCaatgaacaaaaaacaaaggagacCCAACACTCCGAGG AAGCCTGTGGGTGATGTTCACAATCAGTTTAGTACTGGCCATGCAAACTCTCCTTGCACCATAGTAATAGGGAAGGCTCATGCTGAAAAGGTAAACGTGCCTGCTCGACCCTACAGAATGCTGAGCACCTTTGTTTCCAACCAAAAATTGGACTTTAAGGAAGATCTTTCAG GACTAAGTGAAATGTTCAAGACACCAGTGAAGGAGAAGTCACAATTGATGAGCTCTGGTCCTGTCACTCTTTCAAGTTCAGAGAATTTGCTTGGAAAAAAGTTTCAAGTGACTAATTCAGGAGAAAAACCTCTGTTACCCACTTCAGAGAGTTTTG GAGAAAATGTGCTCTTCCATACTTGGAATGCAGCAAAAGAGCCTGATACAAACTCTGCAAGCCCTGCCTTACAGCTGCAGtgtgtaaaagaaaatgaaactctaGTGAAAACTCCAAGGAACATCTATAAAGCGAATCCTGTTGAGATGAAAACTTCAGATAATGAGACAGAGCCTTCAAAGACAGTATCCAGTGCAAACAGATTAAGAGGGTCCATGGAGCTCAGAAATCTGCAGAAGCTGCCTATAGAAAGTAAGAATGAGGACACAAAAACTGACACTGTTGAGGACATCATGGACCAATGTCTGAGCAGGCCACCACTacgagaaaagaaaatagaaggagAGATGAAGGAAACTGAAAGACTTTTTGAAACATGTAAGGAAATTATTGAGTCAAAAGAAAATTCTGCAATGATGGCAGCTGGGAGGGGATCAAGAAGAACCTGGGGGCATAAAAGTGAGCCAGCTTCCAACCCACCAGGTCTCAAGAGGTGGCCTGAAACAGCACCCATGAAGGACATGACAGACACCCAAGATCTCCAAACACAAGATCTTACCAAAGAACCAAGGAATGAGAAGGATAAGACCACTAACCTATACCGGAGGTCTTTACAAGCAGAGCCAGTCAACAATCCAATGAGCACGAACAGAGAGCTCAGGGCATCTCAGAGGAAAGTGGATGTGAAAGAAGAGCTCTCAGCAGTCGGGAGGCTGGCACAAACACAAGGGCAAaccgtgcacacacacaaagattcaGTGTCCACAATGCTTCAGGAAACTCCACGGCAGAAAGTGGACCCAGAAAACTCTGTAACTGGAGGGAAGAGATGGCCAAGAACAGCTAAGGAAGAGGTCCAGCCCCTGGAAGACCTGTCTGGCTTCAAAGAGCTCTTCCAAACACCAAAACGCAATGACAAGCCTACAACTGAGGACAAAACTACTAAAATACCTAGCAAATCTCCACAGCCAGAACCAGTGAACACCACAAGAAGCATGAAAAGATGGCCCAAGACACCTTTGGGGAAAGTAGCTACCGAGGAAGAGCTGGCTGCACTGAGGAAGCTCTCACAAATGCCAGGAgaatccacacacacacccaaggTACCAGGTGAGGACAAAGACATCAGAGCATTTAAGGAATGTGCAGAGCAGAAACTGGACCCAGCAACAAGTGTAAATGGCAGCAGGAAGAGGCCAAGAGCAGCTAAGGAAGAGGCCCAATCCCTAGAAGACCTGTCTGGCTTCAAAGAGCTCTTCCAAATGCCAAAACACAATGACAAGCCCACAACTGAGGACAAAACTACTAAAATACCCAGCAAATCTTTACAGTTAGAACAGGTGAACACCCCAATAGGCACAAAAACACAGTCCAATAAACCTGTGGGGAAAATAGCTACAGAGGAAGAGCTGGCTGCACTGAGGAAGCTCTCGCAAACGCCTGGGGAACCCACACACACCACCAAGGTACCAGGTGAGGACAAAGGCATCAAAGCATTTAAGGAAAATGCAGAGCAGAAACTGGACCCAGCAGCAAGTGTAACTGGCAGCAGGAGAAGGCCAAGAGCAGCTAAGGTAGAGGCCCAGCCCCTAGAAGACCTGGCTGGCTTCAAAGAGCTCTTCCAAACGCCAAAACATGACAAGCCCACAACTGAGGAGAAAACTACTAAAATACTCAGCAAATCTTTACAGTCAGAGCCAGTGAACACTCCAACAAGCATGAAAAGATGGCCTAAGACACCACTGGTGAAAATAGCTATAGAGGAAGAGCACTCAGCACTGAGGAAGCTCTCGCAAACACCAGGGGaacccacacacacccccaaggTACCTGGTGAGGACAAAGGCATCAGAGCATTTAAGGAATCTGCAGAGCAGAAACTGGACTCAGCAGCAAGTGTAATTAGCAGCAGGAAGAGGCCAAGAGCAGCTAAGGAAGAGGCCCAATCCCTAGAAGACCTGTCTGGCTTCAAAGAACTCTTCCAAACACCAAAACACAATGACAAGCCCACAACTGAGGACAAAACTACTAAAATACCCTGCACATCTCCACAGCCAGAGCCAGCGAACACCCCAATAGGCATGAAAAGATGGCCCAAGACACCTTTGGGGAAAATGACTGTAGAGGAAGAGCTGTCTGCAGCAAGGAAGCTGTCGCAAACAGCAGGAGaacccacacacacccccaaggTACCAGGTGAAGACAAAGGCATCAGAGCATTCAAACAATCTGCAGAGCAGAAACTGGGCCCAGCAGCAAGTGTAACTGGCAGCAGGAAGAGGCCAAGAGCAGCTGAGGAAGAGGCCCAATCCCTAGAAGACCTGTCTGGCTTCAAAGAGCTCTTCCAAACACCAGGTCACACTGAGAAGTCAATGACTCATGGCAAAACCACTAGACTATCTTGCACGTGTCCACAACCAGGACCAGTGGCCACCCCAGTAAGCATGAAGAGACAGCCCAACACAAGTCTCGGGAAAGCAGATGTGGAGGGAGAATTTTTCGTACTCAGGAAACTAACGCCATCATCAGGCAAAGCCATGCACACACCCAAACCACTGGTACATGATGAGAAAGGCATGAGAGCCTTTAGGGGGACTCCAAAGCATAGATGGGACCTGGCAGAAGATTTAACTGGACACAAGAGGAGGCCAAGAACCCCTAAGGAAGAGGCCCAGGCCCTAGAAGACCTGTCTGGCTTCAAAGAGCTCTTCCAAACACCAGGCCACACTGAGCAATCAATGACTGTTgacaaaagcacaaaaatacCCTGGAAATCTTTACAACCAGCAGCAAGCAACACTCCAACGAGCGCGAACAGACCGCTCCGGATATCTCAGGGGAAAGTGGATGCAAAAGAAGAGCTCTCTGCAGTCGGGAGGCTCACACAAACACGAGGGCAAacagtgcacacacacagagaaccaGTGTCTCAAGGTAAAGGCACCACAATGCTTGAGGAAACTCCACGGCAGAAAGTGGACCCAGAAAACTCTGTAACCGGAGGGAAGAGATGGCCAAGAGCAGCTAAGGAAGAGGCCCAGCCCCTGGAAGACCTGTCTGGCTTCAAAGAGCTCTTCCAAACACCAGGTCACACTGAGAAGTCAATGACTCATGGCAAAACCACTAGACTACCTTGCACGTGTCCACAACCAGGACCAGTGGCCACCCCAGTAAGCATGAAGAGACAGCCCAACACAAGTCTCGGGAAAGCAGATGTGGAGGGAGAATTTTTCGTACTCAGGAAACTAACGCCATCATCAGGCAAAGCCATGCACACACCCAAACCACTGGTACATGATGAGAAAGGCATGAGAGCCTTTAGGGGGACTCTAAAGCATAGATGGGACCTGGCAGAAGATTTAACTAGACATAAGAGGAGGCCAAGAACCCCTAAGGAAGAGGCCCAGGGCCTAGAAGACCTGTCTGGCTTCAAAGAGCTCTTCCAAACACCAGGCCACACTGAGCAATCAATGACTGTTGACAAAAGCACAAAAACACTCTGGAAATCTTTCCAACCAGCAGTAAGCAACACTCCAACAAGCATGAACAGACCGCTCCAGATATCTCAGGGGAAAGTGGATATGAAAGAAGAGCTCTCAGCAGTCGGGAGGCTCACACAAACACGAGGGCAAacagtgcacacacacagagaaccaGTGTCTCAAGGTAAAGGCACCACAATGCTTCAGGAAACTCCACGGCAGAAAGTGGACCCAGAAAACTCTGTAACTGGAGGGAAGAGATGGCCAAGAGCAGCTAAGGAAGAGGTCCAATCTCTAGAAGACCTTTCTGGCTTCAAAGAGCTCTTCCAAACACCAAAACACAATGACAAGCCCACCACTGAGGACAAAACTACTAAAATATCCTGCACATCTCCACAGCCAGAACCAGCGAACACCCCAATAGGCATGAAAAGATGGCCCAAGACACCTTTGGGGAAAATGACTGTAGAGGAAGAGCTGTCTGCAGCAAGGAAGCTGTCGCAAACAGCAGGAGaacccacacacacccccaaggTACCAGGTGAAGACAAAGGCATCAGAGCATTCAAACAATCTGCAGAGCAGAAACTGGGCCCAGCAGCAAGTGTAACTGGCAGCAGGAAGAGGCCAAGAGCAGCTGAGGAAGAGGCCCAATCCCTAGAAGACCTGTCTGGCTTCAAAGAGCTCTTCCAAACACCAGGTCACACTGAGAAGTCAATGACTCATGGCAAAACCACTAGACTATCTTGCACGTGTCCACAACCAGGACCAGTGGCCACCCCAGTAAGCATGAAGAGACAGCCCAACACAAGTCTCAGGAAAGCAGATGTGGAGGGAGAATTTTTCGTACTCAGGAAACTAACGCCATCATCAGGCAAAGCCATGCACACACCCAAACCACTGGTACATGATGAGAAAGGCATGAGAGCCTTTAGGGGGACTCCAAAGCATAGATGGGACCTGGCAGAAGATTTAACTGGACACAAGAGGAGGCCAAGAACCCCTAAGGAAGAGGCCCAGGGCCTAGAAGACCTGTCTGGCTTCAAAGAGCTCTTCCAAACACCAGGCCACACTGAGCAATCAATGACTATTgacaaaagcacaaaaatacCCTGGAAATCTTTACAACCAGCAGCAAGCAACACTCCAACGAGCGCGAACAGACCGCTCCGGATATCTCAGGGGAAAGTGGATGCAAAAGAAGAGCTCTCTGCAGTCGGGAGGCTCACACAAACACGAGGGCAAacagtgcacacacacagagaaccaGTGTCTCAAGGTAAAGGCACCACAATGCTTGAGGAAACTCCACGGCAGAAAGTGGACCCAGAAAACTCTGTAACCGGAGGGAAGAGATGGCCAAGAGCAGCTAAGGAAGAGGCCCAGCCCCTGGAAGACCTGTCTGGCTTCAAAGAGCTCTTCCAAACACCAAAACGCAATGACAAGCCCACAACTGAGGACAAAACTACTAAAATACCTAGCAAATCTCCACAGCCAGAACCAGTGAACACCACAAGAAGCATGAAAAGATGGCCCAAGACACCTTTGGGGAAAGTAGCTACCGAGGAAGAGCTGGCTGCACTGAGGAAGCTCTCACAAATGCCAGGAgaatccacacacacacccaaggTACCAGGTGAGGACAAAGACATCAGAGCATTTAAGGAATGTGCAGAGCAGAAACTGGACCCAGCAACAAGTGTAAATGGTAGCAGGAAGAGGCCAAGAGCAGCTAAGGAAGAGGCCCAATCCCTAGAAGACCTGTCTGACTTCAAAGAGCTCTTCCAAGTGCCAAAACACAATGACAAGCCCACAACTGAGGACAAAACTACTAAAATACCCAGCAAATCTTTACAGTTAGAACAGGTGAACACCCCAATAGGCACAAAAACACAGTCCAATAAACCTGTGGGGAAAATAGCTACAGAGGAAGAGCTGGCTGCACTGAGGAAGCTCTCGCAAACGCCTGGGGAACCCACGCACACCACCAAGGTACCAGGTGAGGACAAAGGCATCAAAGCATTTAAGGAAAATGCAGAGCAGAAACTGGACCCAGCAGCAAGTGTAGCTGGCAGCATAAGGCCAAGAGCAGCTAAGGAAGAGGCTCAGCCCCTAGAAGACCTGGCTGGCTTCAAAGAGCTCTTCCAAACGCCAAAACATGACAAGCCCACAACTGAAGACAAAACTAATATACCCAGCAAATCTTTACAGTCAGAACAGGTGAACACCCCAATAGGCACAAAAACACAGTCCAATAAACCTGTGGGGAAAATAGCTACAGAGGAAGAGTTGGCTGCACTGAGGAAGCTCTCGCAAACACCAGAggaacccacacacacacccaaggTACCAGGTGAGGACAAAGACATCAAAACATTTAAGGAATATGCAGAGCAAAAACTGGACCCAGCAGCAAGTGTAACTGGCAGCAGGAGAAGGCCAAGAGCAGCTAAGGGAGAGGCCCAGCCCCTAGAAGACCTGGCTGGCTTCAAAAAGCTCTTCCAAATACCAGGTCATACTCAGGAGTCAATGACTGTTAGCAAAAACACAAAAGTGCCCTGCACAACTCTACAGCCAGAACCAGTGGACACCACAGTAAGCACAAGGAGACGGCCTAAGACAGGTCTCAGGGAAGTGTCTGCACTGAGGAAGTCCAGAGAAACCTCAGGGGAATCCACACACATGCACGAAGTTCCAGTAGGTGAGGACAAAGGCATCAAAGCATTTAAGGAATCTGCGGAGCAGAAACTGGATCCAGCAGCAAGTGTAACTGGCAGCAGGAGAAGGCCAAGGGCAGCTAAGGGAGAGGCCCAGCCCCTAGAAGACCTGGCTGGCTTCAAAAAGCCCTTGCAAACACCAGGTCACACTGAGGAGTCAATGACTGTTAGCAAAAACACAAAAGTGCCCTGCACAACTCTACAGCCAGAACCAGTGGACACCACAGTAAGCACAAGGAGACGGCCTAAGACAGGTCTCAGGGAAGTGTCTGCACTGAGGAAGCCCAGAGAAACCTCAGGGGAATCCACACACATGCACGAAGTTCCAGTAGGTGAGGACAAAGGCATCAAAGCGTTCAAGGAATCTGCGGAGCAGAAACTGGATCCAGCAGCAAGTGTAACTGGCAGCAGGAGAAGGCCAAGGGCAGCTAAGGAAAAAGCCCAGCCCCTGGAAGACCTGGCTGGCTTCAGAAAGCCCTTGCAAACACCAGGTCACACTGAGGAGTCAATGACTGTTgacaaaagcacaaaaatgtcCTGCACTTCTCCACAGCCAGAGCCAGTGAATACTGTGGTGAGCACAACGGGATGGCCCAAGAGAAGTCTCAGGAAAGTCTCTGCACTGAGGAAGCTCACACAAACATCAGGGGAATCCACACACACGCATGAAGTTCTAGTAGTCGAGGACAAAGGCATCAACGTGTTTAAGCAATCTGCAGAGCAGAAACTGGACCTGGCAGCAAGTGTAACTGGCAGCAGGAGAAGGCCAAGAGCAGCTAAGGAAAAAGCCCAGCCCCAGGAAGACCTGGCTGGCTTCAGAAAGCCCTTCCAAACACCAGCTCACACTGAGGAATCGATGACCAATGTTAAAAACACTAGGTCCCCACTACCAGCACCAGTGGACACCACAGCGAGCATGAAGGGACAGCCCAAGGGAAGTCTCAGGAAAGTCTCTGCACTGCAGAACCTCACGCAAACATCAGGGAAAACCACACCCACATCCACAGAACCCCAAGGTGAGGATAAACACATCAGAGTGGCTAAACAATCTGGAAAGCAGAAATCGGACCCAGCAGAAAATGTAAATGGCAGCAAGAGGCAGCCAAGAGCAGCTAAGGAAGAAGCCGAAGCCCTAGAAGTTCTGGCCCACTTCAAAGAGCTCGTCCCAGCTCCAGGTCAACCTGGGGAATCAAGAAACAATGCCGAGAGCCTCAAGACCACTCCAAAGCATCCCCCTGACAGCAGGGAACCTCTGAAAACATTCAGGAGGGTCCTTAGGGTCCCTAAAGTACAACCCATGGAAGACACGGTGGGCACCAGAGACCCTATAAAATCGCAGAGCAAAAGCAACACTGCCCTGACCTCCAAGAGGAAGTGCAGAAAAGATGACAGTGTCTCGGGAACCAAGAGGCTGCGCTGCATGACTGCCACAGAGGGAGCTGTAGGGGAGGAGCCAGCCAGCAAGAAACAGAGGTCCAGGCCCAGGGAGAAACGCACACCACCTGAACCCTTGGCAGTAGTGAAGAAAAGTCTGGGAACTTCTGCAAAGAGCATGGAACCCATGGAAGATCTGAACAGCAACAAtgtgaaaactaagaaaaaagaacacgAAGTTGAAGGCTTGGTCATTCCAAATAAG GGAATATCCCTGCGCCCCAGACGCCAAAATAAAACTGATACAGAGCAGCAAAAAGCTGAGGTTCCTATAGcagcagaaaaaattaaaataaagagaaatgaaaagaagtctGTGAAGACCTCCCAAGAGTTGGAGATTGAAAACCCAGGTGATGGGGCCAAGGAACCCACAGCAAGGGGCAAAGTCAGTGAAAGCAGAGTGTGCTCGAGATCCCTCCGGCAGAGTAAGAGCTCCCAGCCCAGCACAGCACAGGAGGAGGGAGCCATGGAGGGTGTGGGAACCCACACACAGaaccagagagagaaaggagtaaGAGGAAATTCAGACTTCATGCGCTTGAGGTCAAGGAAGATTACAATCCAGCCAGCAGTAAACTTGCTGGAGAGCAAACCTGAGCAGAGAGCAACCCGGGCTGTCAAGAGATGTGCAGAAAAGCCAAAGGAG GGTAAAGACATTGTATACATCAAGAAAACAAGAACCAGAAGTCAGCGGGACAGTGAAGATATTTAG